GTCAAAATAATGACTTGTTTCTTTGGCCATAGCAACGAACGAGAAGGCATCCCTGCCAACTTGCTGCAACTGCTGGACGTGTGTGTGGAAATCCCTCAGCAAGGAGTCATCCGTTCACTCAACGTGCACGTGAGCGCCGCCCTTCTGATTTGGGAGTACACTCGCCAACGCCTTGACCAAACTTTCAATCAAGATAAGTCCAAACATGGATAAAGGACAAAACCCTACGGAACATTTAAATTCAAAGTTTCAAGCACAGAAGATTATTTATAATGTACGTATCCTTGATGAGTGCCTTGAAGCTAAAAACCGGCTTCTTCCATTTCAGTATTCCGCAGAGCACCATTTTTTTGGATAATAAAAATTGCTTGCAGACGCGCAGcggtaatttcaattttttttttttttccagccaggCAATTACTTTTTGACTCACATTGTCCTTAAAGAGGGAGATGTGGAGAATAGCCCGGATAGCAGCCCTCGAGGACTGGAATTGGCCACCCCttcaatgtatagtaaggctttttctcttaaaaaaacgacgcaaaatagtaaggctttattcctttaaaaatgacatagtatagaatCTCATTTGGGAAACAtgttctcttatttttttctagatatgtgtagtcaagaccttcaaatgattacaaaaagcAATTGTAGCTACTTGGTAgcctagtggttaactcacttgtctcccgtctgggagacctgggtacgATTCCcagttgtgacactttttcacttagttgtttctgtagacttcttgtcaaaacactcaaatgattactaggGAAAGTgtggtcacttggttggcgcagaggttagttcactggactcccgtccgggagacctgggtacGATTCCCGCTgttggcacacattttcacttaattgtttctgtgtacttcttggaaagacactcaaatgattacagagaaaagtgtagtcacttggttggcgcaggggttagttcacaggtttcccgtctgggagacctgggttcgattcccgctgtcgtcgtTTGGCTGATCGCTACAGcatgtagtctggaaaatggaacaaggggaagaaaaaaaaaagaaaaactttttaaattttatgaaacacttagtcatacttttcagcaaaaggttatattccgaactgccttcggcagttcggaagacacttgatggacctgtctgtgcgaaaggcgttctcgggtcggccttcggccgaccctcgaccgcttgcttggtcagtgaaccgccgacaccgggaagcgaactcacgttctctccgtgcaaaggcgagtgtgcaacccactacaccaactcgtgccccacttatacataggtgttgaaacgttttatccaaggaaatggggtgaaacacttagtcattttttggacaaaatgtttcattccccactgaagacttatacacttaaacacttaagcattaatacttatttttttacctgaacaattgtgggaaaatctttgcctgcactgggatttgaacccaggaccacagaggtgaaagactgatgacttatccactgggccaccacccggtgagagaaagtggtagtacttatacttctacctctttcatttacctgaaacacttagtcattttttggacaaaatgcttcatccactactaAAGACTTATAGTTAGACACTTATCCATTATTACTTATatctttaactgaataatatttggaaaatctttgcatgcactgggatttgaacccaggaccacagaggtgaaagactgatgacttatccactgggccaccacccggtgagagaaattggtagtacttatacttttacctctttcatttacctgaataatattgggaaaatctttgcaagcacttggatttgaacccaagaccaaagaggtggaagactgatgacttatccactggtccaccagtctgtgagagaaagtagcaatacttatacttttatcacattcatttacctggataatattgggaaaatgtttgcatgcacttggatttgaaccccagaCCAAAGTaatgggaaactgatgacttaaccactgggccaccaccttgtgagagtaagcagtagtacttatactttaacCTCATTCGATTATCTGGATAATATTGGGAAAAGCTTTGCAAGCActaagatttgaacccaggaccaaagtaGTTTttcgtgtgttttttttaaatacaaattatggCAATATTTTTGCACAAATAAAACATCCTTACCTCCCACAGtattttcctctctctctctcttgctctatCATTAGTTTTGGCATGATTCTACGCATCATCTCCATAGAAACTTAAGCCACGCTTGTTCCGCACACTCGCTCACTCTCACATCATCCGGCACTCCTGATGAATGGCAACCCAGAGGTTAACTCTTTTTGAGACGCCATCAGTATAAAGCCTTACTTTTAATTATAGCAACTGACACATGGACATCGGGGGGAGCGACTTGTCACCTCAGGGCTGCTGGCGAGCAGCAGCAGTCAACTCCAGCCAAAAAAGCGAATCAGAAACTTGTATTCCTGTGTGGATGCAGTCACTCATTCTCGTGCTCATCGTGCTCATGTTTCTGGGATCTGTGACAGGTAAgcaatttattcattaatattaGTTTTCATGCTTAACAAATGTTCAAATCATTCAAATGGGGGAAAGGAAGCATTGATCAGTCATTACCAAGAGAAAGTGGGTCAAAAATATGATACTTTTACGCTTTTAAGCTATACTATCACTGCATCTGAATATAAATGGgcacatttttcattcaaaatatggACACTAAAAATGCCCTGGTCTAACGATGGCCatgtgatttttgtgtgtgtgtgtgtgtaggtaacCTTCTGGTAATCATCCTCGTGGCGGCGACCAAGACTCTTCATCACGTCACATCCGTGTTGATCATAAACTTGGCAATCAGTGACCTCCTGGTGGGCTTGGGGGTCATGCCCTTTGTTGCATTATCTCTCGTGCAGCCTGGATGGGCACGATGTTTTGTAAGAAATCTTCCATTTTGGTCTACTTGTAACAAATTCATCCCTGATTTTTTATCCATCTTTTTGCTCCTTCTTGAACAGAACCTATGTCTCTTCGCGGCCTACACCTCATCCATCTACTGCACCGTGTCTGTCCTCACACTGGCCGCCATTGCCCTGGACCGCTACCACTCCATCGTGGACTGTCTCCGCTATGGCTCCCGCTGCACCCCATGGAGGAAATCCCTGGAGGTCCTTTGGATCTGGCTGCAGGCCGTGGCCACTAGTTCTCCACCACTCCTGGGCTGGAGCTCAGTGACCTACGCAGCACCGACGTACAGCTGTGCAACCGACTGGGCCGGCAGCCCCGGCTACACAGCCACGGTGAGCGTCCTCTCCTACTTTGCGCCCGCCATCGTCATCCTCTTCTGCTACGCCAAGATCGTCAAGGTGGCCCGCAACCACACCAGGAGGGTTCGCAGTTTAGAGGATTCCATTGGAGGCTGCGGGAATCTAAACGTTCCTTCTACTCTCGTATGTCATCTGGCTGGACGGTTGATGGCACCTGCTCAATCGGACATCTTCCCGCTTTGGACTTCCCCGCCACGCCAACAGCAGCGTCAAGGAGTGGCTCGTCTCTTCTTGGTCATCTCGGCGTTCTTCCTTTGCTGGACGCCTTACATTGGGATTGCCCTCTTTCGGGCCTCGGAAGGTTCCATCTCTCTTCGGACTACTCGGGTGCCTCCCTGCGCTCTGACAATTTCCTACTTCCTCCTCCTGCTCAATTCGGACTTTAACCCTTTGTTGTACGCTCTGCTCAGTAAGCGCTTCCAAGTGGCTCTGCGGGCACTGAGCCAAAAACTGAGAGCTGGAATGAGGAGCGTGACCAACCAGGGAGGCGAGGCGGACCCCCGGAGGCCCACAAGCACACGCCCGGGGTCGACATCCGGCACGGATAACTCTTGCTCGCCAATTTTCACCATTAGCACGGACTTCCGGCATCACTCCAGTGAGAATATCTGCAAAGAGGTGGCCGGCCCATCTTGCTCCTCCTCTTTTCAAGACCCCTGCGGTGACAAGAAGATGGAGTTGCTGCAGGTTCCCTGTCGAACACAGGAGGGCGGTAGACTACCAGGTTCTGCTTCCACAATGGAACCAAAGgccacttttgtttttggtcAGATCACGGtggaagtagagcacatcccttCAGAGAACCTACTTAAGACATAATAGACAAATGAATATAGACAgaagtttttttaaacacaaattctAACCAATGACTTACTTTACCAGCTAAACTATTGGCAGCACAAtttaagcaacaacaaaaaaatgctgttaaaTGTTGCAGGACGTCTACTAAGCTATTATTtctctattatttttttcttccatactgtaaatattgaccttctacaaaataaaatgtataaattataGTTGCATTTTGCATTCaaacatgtataaaaaaaaaaaaaagcttcacaaTGCCGAGAACAAAACAAACCTGGACAGTGGATGTATTGAAAAGTAAACTTTTATGAAGCATATGTGAATATACTCGAAGACCAATGAAAATAAAGCCATCATTTGAACACGGAAGCCTCTTGCGACTCCGTCCTTCCTCAAACGTGTTCATCGCACTTCACGTCGCATCCCAGTGTATAAAATCCTCATTCCTTACAAAGGTTTACACTTATATGTTGGAGTAATTCCAGAGGAATACAATAATCTGGTTTATTGTCATCGAGAATGACAATGGGAAACAGTGCTCATGCTGCTGTAAAAACAATGCAAAGGCAGTGAAGTGGTTTGGATAATAACTCTGccatgtcatcatcatcatcatcatcatcatcatcctgccTGTCTTAACAGCAGCCAGATGCAAAATAGATGGAATGTATGTTACTATAGtgtttaaataaatcaataaaaaaatcgaTAAGATGCTGTTTGCCTGCAGAAATCACTGTTACAACTCCAATTGCACATAGTGATATTCGTACAGTACATTCACAACAAAAGGCAGCTTCCAACCCTTCATTCAAGGCTCAAATACATGTCCACTTGGAAAGTGCCTCAAAATTGCTAAAATcgtgtaaacaacaacaacaaccaacaaATAGATCCGCTGTTTACAAACTCACGACCTAAAGCATGAGGAACAAACAATTAGTTTTAAGATATCTTCATTTTTCTAAACCTTCAAATTGTTATCACCGTTTGTTTACATACATTGTGATCAAtacttcaagaaaaaaaatgagtgacaCACCTTAAATAGAATTCTGCTttccaaaaaatattatattactattaaaaataatagtaatgcataatttggaatcagATATTTCTATCTAAACATATTACTTTTTGATTTATGGAGACTCAAAATGTAATATTAGGAGTTATATTGTAAACAATATCATATTGTAACTGTATAAACGTTTACATAGTATTTGTATTCATCTTTAGATATAGATATCAGTTTTCATCCAAATGCATGTTTCTTCTTTACACTATTGAAAATCACAACTATGATAATAATCTTATTTTCAATACATCTCGGAAATGCCAATTGTTGTCATGGGTCATGTATTGGATTTCACTAGTTTGTATTATGTTCCAAACGTCTTGTTTTCAGTGAGTGGAGGATGTGGTGGGTTGGGGTCTCTATCAactgcataaaaataaaataaataaaaaggtaaaGTCAAAACTTGCTTCATTTGACTTGTTTGTGCAGGcgttaaatgacaaaaacaccaaaagcgGCTCAGTGTAGTTCCGTTCACAGTGGAAATCTAATACCTTTCAAACAAAAGTAACGTTTCTAAAGTCAGCCGAACGGGAACTGTTCTCACTTCATGAAAATCCCAGCTAATCATGCATTTCACATCCTATttttgtgggtaaaaaaaaaagaaaaacggcACCATTGGATTGCCAGCAAAAGCAGCGGGTGTTGCCACCTCCATGCGGACAGAGCGTGTTCCCATCTGACCCCCGGGAGAGCGCCTAAATGCGGGGGGTGTTCCAATCACTGCGGTGCGAGAAAGGCTTTGATTGGAGAGATGTGAAGTAAAAGCATGTTGAGCTCGTACCGAGTTTGGCATCCGCCGGGCCTGTTCACACCACGTCAGCGCATCGGCTCGACAGGTGTGAAATACGTTCCAGCTGTTATATACAGTGCAAAGGAGGAAGGAATCGGGGGGGGCCCCTCCTCAATTTGCAGGCATTCAGAATATCAAGGCATTCTTCTTTGGATTGTTAAGCCCGGGTTCTGTCTCTAAACGCGGTGCTGATCTCGCCCTCGCCCCCCCAAAAAGCGCCGGCGAGTCTTCCTGGCCAAAAGATGTGAAGaccagttgaaaaaaaatggtgacaggTGCATCTGTAATGTTCTCATACCTGATTATATTAGGATTAAGAAGTGTACATCCTATTTGGATGACGCAATTGGGGTCAGCGTGCAAATGTCGACATGGAGGTCCTAGCCCGGCCCCTCCAGGAGGGCACTCCGTCCGCGGCGCCCTCGGCGGGCTCGTCGCGTTTGCGCAGTTTGGCGCTGAGCCGGATGATCCCCTGGTCCCAGTCTTCTGGAAGGAGCAGCATGAGAAAACCCAGACAGATGATGGAGACGGCGATGAGGCGCACTGTGTTGAAATTTATCTCGCATGTGTAGAAATCCACCACTGGAAAGGTGAAGGAAGGGAATAAACATTAGTGAGGAAGTGTCTTCAAAGTGATGGAAAAAGTATACAACTTAAGGAACTAACCTCAAACATTCAGAATagtaatatacttttttttatgttgtgctTTTACAGGCAAGATTGACTGAAACCattctcacaaagtacggacaaatatgCTTAAGGaaactttttttcctacatccatcaggactctaaacttgcggtagcacgacacacaatcccttctgtgtaatagctttggggtgaggtaacatgtaaatatgttgggtggtgatctgcctcctactggctgactgaaggtaagtgaaagacagtgagaggtaagtgatccacacagaaattattttcaca
The nucleotide sequence above comes from Stigmatopora nigra isolate UIUO_SnigA chromosome 12, RoL_Snig_1.1, whole genome shotgun sequence. Encoded proteins:
- the LOC144205288 gene encoding histamine H2 receptor isoform X2, whose translation is MDIGGSDLSPQGCWRAAAVNSSQKSESETCIPVWMQSLILVLIVLMFLGSVTGNLLVIILVAATKTLHHVTSVLIINLAISDLLVGLGVMPFVALSLVQPGWARCFVRNLPFWSTCNKFIPDFLSIFLLLLEQNLCLFAAYTSSIYCTVSVLTLAAIALDRYHSIVDCLRYGSRCTPWRKSLEVLWIWLQAVATSSPPLLGWSSVTYAAPTYSCATDWAGSPGYTATQRQGVARLFLVISAFFLCWTPYIGIALFRASEGSISLRTTRVPPCALTISYFLLLLNSDFNPLLYALLSKRFQVALRALSQKLRAGMRSVTNQGGEADPRRPTSTRPGSTSGTDNSCSPIFTISTDFRHHSSENICKEVAGPSCSSSFQDPCGDKKMELLQVPCRTQEGGRLPGSASTMEPKATFVFGQITVEVEHIPSENLLKT
- the LOC144205288 gene encoding beta-3 adrenergic receptor isoform X1, with amino-acid sequence MDIGGSDLSPQGCWRAAAVNSSQKSESETCIPVWMQSLILVLIVLMFLGSVTGNLLVIILVAATKTLHHVTSVLIINLAISDLLVGLGVMPFVALSLVQPGWARCFVRNLPFWSTCNKFIPDFLSIFLLLLEQNLCLFAAYTSSIYCTVSVLTLAAIALDRYHSIVDCLRYGSRCTPWRKSLEVLWIWLQAVATSSPPLLGWSSVTYAAPTYSCATDWAGSPGYTATVSVLSYFAPAIVILFCYAKIVKVARNHTRRVRSLEDSIGGCGNLNVPSTLVCHLAGRLMAPAQSDIFPLWTSPPRQQQRQGVARLFLVISAFFLCWTPYIGIALFRASEGSISLRTTRVPPCALTISYFLLLLNSDFNPLLYALLSKRFQVALRALSQKLRAGMRSVTNQGGEADPRRPTSTRPGSTSGTDNSCSPIFTISTDFRHHSSENICKEVAGPSCSSSFQDPCGDKKMELLQVPCRTQEGGRLPGSASTMEPKATFVFGQITVEVEHIPSENLLKT